One genomic segment of Alicycliphilus denitrificans K601 includes these proteins:
- a CDS encoding CreA family protein yields MRTLRATCMAAAALLAAGTCAAQPDKIGTVDTAFQWIGRDHDIVVEAYDDPLVQGVTCYVSRARTGGIKGTLGLAEDRAEASIACRQVGPIAFAQPLKAQQEVFSERMSLLFKRLRVVRMVDAKRNTLVYLSYSDKLIDGSPQNSVTAVPVDRATPIPLK; encoded by the coding sequence ATGAGGACGCTGCGCGCCACCTGCATGGCCGCCGCGGCCCTGCTCGCGGCCGGCACGTGCGCGGCGCAGCCCGACAAGATCGGCACGGTGGACACGGCCTTCCAGTGGATCGGCCGCGACCACGACATCGTCGTCGAGGCCTATGACGACCCGCTCGTGCAGGGCGTGACCTGCTACGTCTCGCGCGCGCGCACCGGCGGCATCAAGGGCACGCTGGGCCTGGCCGAGGACCGAGCCGAGGCCTCAATCGCCTGCCGCCAGGTGGGCCCCATCGCGTTCGCCCAGCCGCTGAAAGCCCAGCAGGAAGTGTTCAGCGAGCGCATGTCCCTGCTGTTCAAGCGCCTGCGCGTGGTGCGCATGGTGGACGCCAAGCGCAACACCCTCGTCTACCTGAGCTATTCCGACAAGCTCATCGACGGCTCGCCGCAGAACAGCGTCACGGCCGTGCCCGTAGACCGGGCCACGCCGATTCCGCTGAAATAG
- a CDS encoding DsbA family oxidoreductase — protein sequence MTTPAAPITLKIDFVSDVACPWCAIGLAALTQAAARLSGQVLLDWHFQPFELNPGMGPGGEDLLEHLAAKYGAAPEQLRQTQQQIAARGAALGVVFSPRRTRIYNTFDAHRLLHWLGEQGAAGQQLAFKQALFKSYFTDAENPSDPAVLLRLVREAGLDEARARAVLESGEYADAVREREAFYQERGIHSVPAVIVDGRHLIQGGQPVEVFEQALRRIAAQRV from the coding sequence ATGACGACCCCCGCCGCCCCCATCACCCTGAAGATCGACTTCGTCTCCGACGTGGCCTGCCCCTGGTGCGCCATCGGCCTGGCCGCGCTCACGCAGGCGGCTGCGCGGCTGTCGGGCCAGGTGCTGCTCGACTGGCATTTCCAGCCCTTCGAGCTCAACCCCGGCATGGGGCCCGGGGGCGAGGACCTGTTGGAGCACCTTGCCGCCAAGTACGGCGCCGCGCCCGAGCAGCTGCGCCAGACGCAGCAGCAGATCGCCGCGCGCGGCGCCGCGCTGGGCGTGGTGTTCAGCCCGCGGCGCACGCGCATCTACAACACCTTCGACGCGCACCGCCTGCTGCACTGGCTGGGCGAGCAGGGCGCCGCCGGCCAGCAGCTGGCGTTCAAGCAGGCGCTGTTCAAGAGCTACTTCACCGATGCCGAGAACCCCTCCGACCCCGCCGTGCTGCTGCGCCTGGTGCGCGAGGCGGGGCTGGACGAGGCCCGCGCCCGCGCGGTGCTGGAGTCGGGCGAATACGCCGACGCCGTACGCGAGCGCGAGGCCTTCTACCAGGAGCGCGGCATCCACTCGGTGCCGGCCGTGATCGTCGATGGGCGCCACCTGATCCAGGGCGGCCAGCCGGTCGAGGTGTTCGAGCAGGCGCTGCGCCGGATCGCGGCGCAGCGGGTGTGA
- a CDS encoding class I adenylate-forming enzyme family protein — translation MNIAQLLQRSALVHGDRPAVLAGARLLHDYRTLAARVAALAGHLRGRCGVQAGERVAIFSANCPEYLEALHAIHWAGAISVPVNYKLHARELAHVLSDSGARVVCVSGALKGDALAAGADAAALQVLGDAVWQQEAQGAPLPPQERAPGDVASLFYTSGTTGRPKGVMQTHRNLLAMTMAYFTDVDDVRHDDAMVYAAPMSHGAGLYNYAHMLRGARHVVPESGGFDPAELVRLAASVGRLSLFAAPTMVHRLVEHVRSTGADVGGFKTIVYGGGPMYVEDLRRAIDAMGQKFVQIYGQGESPMTITALAREHLADTAHPRWAERIASVGVAHSCVQVRVVDGQDRPVPAGELGEVVVRGETVMAGYWGNAEATAQTLRGGWLHTGDVGQLDEHGFLTLRDRSKDVIISGGSNIYPREVEEVLLLHPRVREAAVVGRRDAEWGEVVVAFLVADGAPVPDAELDALCLEHIARFKRPKAYRWVQALPKNSYGKVLKTELRALL, via the coding sequence ATGAACATCGCACAACTGCTGCAGCGCAGCGCCCTGGTCCATGGCGACCGCCCGGCCGTGCTGGCCGGCGCGCGCCTGCTGCACGACTATCGTACGCTGGCCGCGCGCGTGGCCGCGCTGGCAGGGCATCTGCGCGGGCGCTGCGGCGTGCAGGCGGGCGAGCGCGTGGCCATCTTCTCGGCCAACTGCCCCGAGTACCTGGAGGCGCTGCACGCCATCCACTGGGCCGGCGCCATTTCGGTTCCCGTCAACTACAAGCTGCACGCGCGCGAACTGGCCCATGTGCTCTCCGACAGCGGCGCGCGCGTGGTCTGCGTGTCCGGCGCGCTCAAGGGCGACGCGCTGGCGGCCGGGGCCGACGCCGCGGCGCTGCAAGTGCTGGGCGATGCCGTCTGGCAGCAGGAGGCGCAGGGCGCGCCGCTGCCGCCGCAGGAGCGCGCGCCCGGGGACGTGGCCTCGCTGTTCTACACATCGGGCACCACGGGCCGGCCCAAGGGCGTGATGCAGACGCACCGCAACCTGCTGGCCATGACCATGGCCTACTTCACCGACGTGGACGACGTGCGGCATGACGACGCCATGGTCTACGCCGCGCCCATGTCGCATGGTGCGGGCCTGTACAACTATGCCCACATGCTGCGCGGCGCACGCCACGTGGTGCCCGAATCTGGCGGGTTCGACCCGGCCGAGCTGGTGCGGCTGGCTGCCAGCGTGGGGCGGCTGTCGCTGTTCGCCGCGCCCACCATGGTGCACCGCCTGGTGGAGCATGTGCGCAGCACGGGCGCGGACGTGGGCGGCTTCAAGACCATCGTCTACGGCGGCGGCCCCATGTACGTGGAGGACCTGCGCCGGGCGATCGACGCCATGGGGCAGAAGTTCGTGCAGATCTACGGCCAGGGCGAAAGCCCCATGACCATCACGGCCCTGGCGCGCGAGCACCTGGCCGACACGGCGCACCCGCGCTGGGCCGAGCGCATCGCCTCGGTGGGCGTGGCGCATTCCTGCGTGCAGGTGCGCGTGGTGGACGGCCAGGACCGACCCGTGCCCGCGGGCGAGTTGGGCGAGGTTGTGGTGCGCGGCGAGACGGTGATGGCAGGCTACTGGGGCAATGCAGAGGCCACGGCCCAGACGCTGCGCGGCGGCTGGCTGCACACGGGCGACGTGGGGCAGCTGGACGAGCACGGCTTCCTCACGCTGCGCGACCGTAGCAAGGACGTGATCATCTCCGGCGGCTCCAACATCTACCCGCGCGAGGTGGAAGAGGTGCTGCTGCTGCACCCGCGCGTGCGCGAGGCGGCCGTGGTGGGCCGGCGCGACGCTGAATGGGGCGAGGTGGTGGTCGCTTTCCTGGTGGCCGACGGCGCGCCTGTGCCCGATGCCGAGCTGGACGCGCTGTGCCTCGAGCACATCGCGCGCTTCAAGCGCCCCAAGGCCTACCGCTGGGTGCAGGCATTGCCGAAGAACAGCTACGGCAAGGTGCTCAAGACCGAGCTGCGCGCCCTGTTGTAA
- a CDS encoding esterase/lipase family protein — MASPHAPFFPIIYVRGYAMTEREQDETTADPFCGFNLGSTVYRATPDKTKPAKKFVFESPVLRLMSDFGYADVYDNGLDILDGEWEGSLSLRSIVIYRYYEQASALLGSGKTPDISQFARGLSDLVLRVRDLACANPDNRLAPEDFRCHLVAHSMGGLVCRAFLQNPDLGDDQARASVDKVFTYATPHNGIDVAGINVPEWLGAADMNNFNRENMARYLKLEALYKKTQRVDWLPEEVFPSERFFCMIGTNRADYGVALGLSRTFAGHGSDGLVRIENASVWGVNARGKFSAPCATAYTYRSHSGYFGIVNSEEAYQNLTRFLFGDVRVDIWVDIDSVQLPPEIQGKAVNALYQFELLASPRGKRWYLTRRMAEEDSVACRSHQDLVDPAKKDARSIYLSTVFLANRARVNPARPSLAYGMTLGVRVPDYEVDRKFWADTHYEGGYLFRDTVIVEMVPPQTPGDAWTTRFGWQSDNVGHATESLAYRTLKTGKQVMTIAFGNDNAPGIAGRVRFVVSAWNAAADGQEVQ; from the coding sequence ATGGCCAGCCCGCATGCCCCCTTCTTCCCCATCATCTACGTGCGCGGCTACGCCATGACCGAGCGGGAGCAGGACGAGACCACGGCCGACCCGTTCTGCGGCTTCAACCTCGGCTCCACGGTGTACCGCGCCACGCCGGACAAGACCAAGCCCGCCAAGAAGTTCGTCTTCGAATCCCCCGTGCTGCGGCTGATGTCCGACTTCGGCTATGCCGACGTCTACGACAACGGCCTGGACATCCTGGACGGCGAATGGGAGGGCAGCCTTTCCCTGCGCTCGATCGTCATCTACCGCTACTACGAGCAGGCGTCGGCGCTGCTGGGCAGCGGCAAGACGCCGGACATCTCGCAATTCGCCCGGGGCCTGAGCGACCTGGTCCTGCGCGTGCGCGACCTGGCCTGCGCCAACCCGGACAACCGGCTGGCGCCCGAGGACTTCCGCTGCCACCTCGTCGCGCACTCCATGGGCGGCCTGGTCTGCCGGGCGTTCCTGCAGAACCCCGACCTGGGCGACGACCAGGCCCGCGCCAGCGTGGACAAGGTCTTCACCTACGCCACGCCGCACAACGGCATCGACGTCGCCGGCATCAACGTGCCCGAGTGGCTCGGCGCCGCGGACATGAACAACTTCAACCGCGAGAACATGGCCAGGTACCTGAAGCTGGAGGCGCTGTACAAGAAGACCCAGCGCGTGGACTGGCTGCCCGAGGAGGTCTTCCCGTCCGAGCGCTTCTTCTGCATGATCGGCACCAACCGCGCGGACTACGGCGTGGCCCTGGGCCTGTCGCGTACCTTCGCCGGGCACGGCAGCGACGGGCTGGTGCGCATAGAGAACGCCTCGGTCTGGGGCGTGAACGCCAGGGGCAAGTTCTCCGCCCCCTGCGCCACCGCCTACACCTACCGCTCGCACTCGGGCTACTTCGGCATCGTCAACAGCGAGGAGGCCTACCAGAACCTCACGCGCTTCCTGTTCGGCGACGTGCGCGTGGACATCTGGGTGGACATCGACTCGGTGCAGCTGCCGCCCGAGATCCAGGGCAAGGCGGTCAACGCGCTCTACCAGTTCGAGCTGCTGGCCTCGCCCCGGGGCAAGCGCTGGTACCTGACGCGCAGGATGGCCGAGGAGGACTCCGTGGCCTGCCGCAGCCACCAGGATCTGGTCGACCCGGCGAAGAAGGACGCCAGGAGCATCTACCTCTCCACCGTCTTCCTGGCCAACCGCGCCCGCGTGAACCCCGCGCGCCCCTCGCTGGCCTACGGCATGACGCTGGGCGTGCGCGTGCCCGACTACGAGGTGGACCGCAAGTTCTGGGCTGACACGCACTACGAGGGCGGCTACCTGTTCCGCGACACCGTGATCGTCGAGATGGTGCCGCCCCAGACGCCCGGAGACGCGTGGACGACCCGCTTCGGCTGGCAGAGCGACAACGTGGGCCACGCCACCGAGTCCCTGGCGTACAGGACGCTCAAGACCGGCAAGCAGGTGATGACGATCGCCTTCGGCAACGACAACGCGCCCGGCATCGCCGGCCGGGTGCGCTTCGTGGTCTCGGCGTGGAACGCGGCGGCCGATGGTCAAGAGGTTCAGTAG
- a CDS encoding M15 family metallopeptidase, protein MRIEEMIAAVQARLGIEVDGKAGPQTWGAIYERLVGKKIDGQAPEQAIAPVDPRSEKVIATLLPQVQPMARALVQKAAASGIAIRVISGLRTYEEQDALYAQGRTAPGSVVTNARGGYSNHNFGIAFDIGVFEGNRYLGDSPKYKAVGVLGMDLGLEWGGNWKTIVDQPHYQLRPAWAADLSERQMLAEMRARHASGSPVFA, encoded by the coding sequence ATGCGCATCGAAGAGATGATTGCCGCCGTCCAGGCCCGGCTGGGCATCGAGGTCGACGGGAAGGCGGGCCCCCAGACCTGGGGCGCCATCTACGAACGCCTGGTTGGCAAGAAGATCGATGGCCAGGCCCCGGAGCAGGCCATCGCGCCGGTGGACCCGCGCAGCGAGAAGGTCATCGCCACGCTGCTGCCGCAGGTGCAGCCCATGGCCCGGGCGCTGGTGCAGAAGGCGGCCGCCTCGGGCATCGCCATCCGCGTCATCAGCGGCCTGCGGACCTACGAGGAGCAGGACGCGCTCTACGCCCAAGGCCGCACCGCCCCGGGCAGCGTGGTCACCAACGCCAGGGGCGGCTACTCCAACCACAACTTCGGCATCGCATTCGACATCGGCGTGTTCGAGGGCAACCGCTACCTGGGCGACTCGCCGAAGTACAAGGCCGTCGGCGTGCTGGGCATGGACCTGGGCCTGGAGTGGGGCGGCAACTGGAAGACCATCGTCGACCAGCCCCACTACCAGCTGCGCCCCGCCTGGGCCGCAGACCTGAGCGAGCGGCAGATGCTGGCCGAGATGCGCGCGCGGCACGCATCGGGAAGCCCCGTCTTCGCGTAG
- a CDS encoding ferredoxin--NADP reductase → MATYTVKLQARQPVAEGTMAFHLEKPAGFEFRPGQAMEVILPGGAEGEEGRHAFSIVSAPHEAELVFATRMRDSAFKRALAALPLGASLDIDGPFGSLILHKKAERAGVLVAGGIGITPFMSMLRNAAEQHSEQSLVLLYSNRRPEDAAFLAELQALAQRHPKFRLVATMTGMARSQQAWDGATGYIDGAFVRRAIEGLPAPIFYVSGPPALVEAMRGTLVDDAGVDEDDVRSEEFYGY, encoded by the coding sequence ATGGCTACCTACACCGTCAAACTCCAGGCCAGGCAGCCCGTGGCAGAGGGCACGATGGCCTTTCACCTGGAGAAGCCCGCCGGGTTCGAGTTCCGCCCCGGCCAGGCGATGGAGGTGATCCTGCCCGGCGGCGCGGAGGGCGAGGAGGGGCGCCACGCGTTCTCCATCGTCAGCGCGCCGCACGAGGCCGAGCTGGTGTTCGCCACGCGCATGCGGGACAGCGCCTTCAAGCGTGCCCTGGCCGCATTGCCGCTGGGCGCCAGCCTGGACATCGACGGCCCGTTCGGCTCGCTCATCCTGCACAAGAAGGCCGAGCGCGCGGGCGTGCTGGTCGCAGGCGGCATCGGCATCACGCCGTTCATGAGCATGCTGCGCAACGCCGCCGAGCAGCATTCCGAACAGAGCCTGGTGCTGCTGTACTCCAACCGCCGCCCCGAGGACGCGGCTTTTCTCGCCGAGCTGCAGGCACTGGCGCAGCGCCATCCGAAGTTCCGCCTCGTGGCCACCATGACCGGCATGGCGCGTTCGCAGCAGGCATGGGACGGCGCCACGGGCTACATCGACGGCGCCTTCGTGCGGCGCGCCATCGAGGGGCTGCCCGCGCCCATCTTCTACGTGTCGGGCCCGCCCGCCTTGGTCGAGGCCATGCGCGGCACCCTGGTCGACGATGCGGGCGTGGACGAGGACGACGTGCGCAGCGAGGAGTTCTACGGCTACTGA
- the cphA gene encoding cyanophycin synthetase has product MATFKDIQLLRATYLRGPSVWTYRPILEVWLDLGELEDYPSNKLPGFNERLTRWLPDLVEHTCGVGERGGFIQRLEGGTWMGHVLEHVVIELLNLSGMPAEFGQTREISRRGVYRMVFRCPEEAVARVALDCGHRLLMAAINDQPFDLKAAIHAIKTAINDRYLGPSTGCIVDAASERRIPHIRLNDGNLVQLGYGAAQRRIWTAESDQTSAIAEGIAQDKDFTKRLLAACGVPVPEGRIVKNAEEAWEVAQEIGFPVTVKPSDGNHARGVTLELSREADIKAAFALAEPEGSDVIVEKFIDGIEHRLLVVGGKVVAATKGETVSVHGNGQATLRELVAVLNQDPRRGPEQEYPLDWINLEAGAVQLELKRQNVTPDSVIPQGQSVLLQRNGNMAIDCTDDVHPDVAYYAQLAAKIVGLDIAGMDMILKDVSQPMQGQGAILEVNAGPGLLMHLKPTSGAPRPVGMAIADHLFPREDGPGAGRIPLVGIVGTRHNAFIARLVGWLLQLSGKLTGVASSEGMFLANRRTQKSDTANWAGAHRLLTNRLAQAAVIQTTARSILEEGLAYDRCLVGVVTDMDGYESLADHDVLEQAKMTRVLRTQIDVVLDEGAGVLNADIAQVAELSALCDGEVLLYSTAADNPAIAAHRANTENGGEGRAVFVRGEQVILATGAGERALGTLAALSLAGGQRPDTPALLAAIAAAWSMDIAPDLIAAGIKTFEYPGA; this is encoded by the coding sequence ATGGCCACATTCAAAGATATCCAACTGCTGCGCGCCACCTACCTGCGCGGCCCCAGTGTCTGGACCTACCGCCCCATCCTCGAAGTCTGGCTGGACCTGGGCGAGCTGGAGGACTACCCGTCCAACAAGCTGCCCGGCTTCAACGAGCGCCTGACCCGCTGGCTGCCCGACCTGGTGGAGCACACCTGTGGCGTGGGCGAACGCGGCGGCTTCATCCAGCGCCTGGAAGGCGGCACCTGGATGGGCCATGTGCTGGAGCACGTTGTCATCGAGCTGCTGAACCTCTCGGGCATGCCGGCCGAGTTCGGCCAGACGCGCGAGATCTCCAGGCGCGGCGTGTACCGCATGGTGTTCCGCTGCCCCGAGGAGGCCGTGGCGCGCGTGGCCCTGGACTGCGGCCACAGGCTCCTCATGGCGGCCATCAACGACCAGCCGTTCGACCTGAAGGCCGCCATCCACGCCATCAAGACGGCCATCAACGACCGCTACCTGGGCCCCAGCACCGGCTGCATCGTCGATGCGGCGAGCGAGCGCCGCATCCCCCACATCCGCCTGAACGACGGCAACCTGGTGCAGCTGGGCTACGGAGCGGCGCAGCGGCGCATCTGGACGGCCGAGAGCGACCAGACCAGCGCCATCGCCGAGGGCATTGCCCAGGACAAGGATTTCACCAAGCGCCTGCTGGCCGCCTGCGGCGTGCCCGTGCCCGAGGGCCGCATCGTCAAGAACGCCGAGGAGGCCTGGGAAGTGGCCCAGGAGATCGGCTTTCCCGTCACCGTGAAGCCGTCCGACGGCAACCACGCGCGCGGCGTGACGCTGGAGCTCTCGCGCGAGGCCGACATCAAGGCCGCCTTCGCGCTGGCCGAGCCCGAGGGCTCCGACGTCATCGTCGAGAAGTTCATCGATGGCATCGAACACCGCCTGCTGGTCGTGGGCGGCAAGGTGGTGGCCGCCACCAAGGGCGAGACCGTGAGCGTGCACGGCAACGGCCAGGCCACGCTGCGCGAGCTGGTCGCCGTGCTCAACCAGGACCCGCGCCGCGGCCCCGAGCAGGAGTACCCGCTGGACTGGATCAACCTGGAGGCGGGCGCCGTACAGCTGGAGCTCAAGCGCCAGAACGTCACGCCCGACAGCGTGATCCCCCAGGGCCAGAGCGTGCTGCTGCAGCGCAACGGCAACATGGCCATTGACTGCACCGACGACGTGCACCCCGACGTGGCGTACTACGCCCAGCTCGCGGCGAAGATCGTCGGCCTGGACATCGCCGGCATGGACATGATCCTGAAGGACGTGTCCCAACCCATGCAGGGCCAGGGTGCCATCCTCGAAGTCAACGCCGGCCCCGGCCTGCTCATGCACCTCAAGCCCACCAGCGGCGCGCCGCGCCCCGTGGGCATGGCCATCGCCGACCACCTGTTCCCGCGCGAGGACGGCCCCGGCGCGGGCCGCATCCCGCTCGTGGGCATCGTGGGCACGAGGCACAACGCCTTCATCGCGCGGCTGGTCGGCTGGCTGCTGCAGCTGTCGGGCAAGCTCACGGGCGTGGCCAGCAGCGAGGGCATGTTCCTGGCCAACCGCCGCACGCAGAAGAGCGACACCGCCAACTGGGCCGGCGCCCACCGCCTGCTGACCAACCGCCTGGCCCAGGCCGCCGTGATCCAGACCACGGCCCGCTCCATCCTGGAGGAGGGCCTGGCCTACGACCGCTGCCTGGTCGGCGTGGTGACGGACATGGACGGCTACGAGAGCCTGGCCGACCATGACGTGCTGGAGCAGGCCAAGATGACGCGTGTGCTGCGCACCCAGATCGACGTGGTGCTCGACGAAGGCGCGGGCGTGCTCAACGCCGACATCGCCCAGGTCGCGGAGCTCAGCGCCCTGTGCGACGGCGAGGTGCTGCTGTACTCCACCGCAGCGGACAACCCGGCCATCGCAGCCCACCGCGCGAATACGGAAAACGGTGGCGAAGGCCGCGCCGTGTTCGTGCGCGGCGAGCAGGTCATCCTGGCCACGGGCGCCGGCGAGCGTGCGCTGGGCACGCTGGCGGCGCTGAGCCTGGCGGGCGGCCAGCGGCCCGACACGCCGGCGCTGCTCGCGGCCATCGCCGCGGCTTGGTCCATGGACATTGCCCCCGATCTGATCGCCGCGGGCATCAAGACCTTCGAATACCCGGGCGCCTGA
- the cphA gene encoding cyanophycin synthetase: MQITRIRALRGPNLWTRSTAMEAVVHCEPHEGDYRTLPGFEDRLRARFPKIGALHPHGADQRLSLAHVLEVAALSLQAQAGCPVTFSRTHETVEPGTSQVVVEYTEEAVGRQAMEQAEALVRAALDDTPFDAAAVVARLRELDEDERIGPSTGAIVDAAVARGIPFRRLTSGSLVQLGWGSQARRIQAAELDVTSAVAESIAQDKDLTKRLLHAAGVPVPLGRPVADVHDAWKVAEEVGLPVVVKPQDGNQGKGVTVNITTRAQLEAAYATALQYGDEVMVERFLPGHDFRLLVVGHQLVAAARREPPQVLGDGVHTIRELVDIVNQDPRRGSGHGTALTKIRLDDIAIARIAAEGLAPESVPAQGQRVVLRNNANLSTGGSATDVTDDVHPEVAARAIEAAQTIGLHICGVDVICESILHPLEEQNGGIVEVNAAPGLRMHLAPSFGRPRNVGVPMVDALFPPGQDGRIPLVAVTGTNGKTTTTRLIAHLFTAHGWRTAMTNTDGVYVNGRQIDSGDCSGPRSARNALAHPEADAAVLECARGGLLREGLGFDRCQVAVVTNVGEGDHLGLNFIHTVEDVAVLKRVIVQNVAQDGYAVLNAADPHVAAMATSCPGKVIFFAADRHHPVMATHRAQGNRVVYVDEGHIVAAEGSWRESVPLREIPITRGGAIGFQVENAMAAIAATWGLGLPWQTIRRGLAGFVNDSDNAPGRFNVMDYRGATLIADYGHNPDAIRALVQAVDAIPAKQRSVVISGAGDRRDQDIIEQTRTLGAAFDDVVLYQDACQRGRADGEVLALLKQGLEGAPRTRYVTEIHGEFVAIDHALERLQPGDLCLVLVDQVEEALAHLRRRCGEAAGTAGAA; the protein is encoded by the coding sequence ATGCAGATCACCCGCATCCGCGCCCTGCGCGGCCCCAACCTCTGGACCCGCAGCACCGCCATGGAGGCCGTCGTGCACTGCGAGCCCCACGAGGGAGACTACCGCACCCTGCCCGGCTTCGAGGACCGCCTGCGCGCACGCTTCCCCAAGATCGGCGCGCTGCACCCCCACGGCGCCGACCAGCGCCTGTCGCTGGCCCATGTGCTGGAGGTGGCGGCCCTGTCGCTGCAGGCGCAGGCCGGCTGCCCCGTCACCTTCAGCCGCACGCACGAGACGGTGGAGCCAGGCACCAGCCAGGTGGTGGTCGAGTACACCGAGGAGGCCGTGGGCCGGCAGGCCATGGAGCAGGCCGAGGCGCTGGTGCGGGCCGCGCTGGACGACACCCCGTTCGACGCCGCCGCCGTGGTCGCCCGGCTGCGCGAGCTCGACGAAGACGAGCGCATCGGCCCCTCCACGGGCGCCATCGTCGATGCGGCCGTGGCGCGCGGAATCCCGTTCAGGCGCCTGACCAGCGGCTCGCTGGTGCAGCTGGGCTGGGGCTCGCAGGCGCGCCGCATCCAGGCCGCCGAGCTGGACGTGACCAGCGCCGTGGCCGAGTCCATCGCGCAGGACAAGGACCTGACCAAGCGCCTGCTGCACGCCGCCGGCGTGCCCGTGCCGCTGGGCCGCCCCGTGGCCGACGTTCATGATGCCTGGAAGGTGGCCGAGGAAGTGGGCCTGCCCGTGGTGGTCAAGCCCCAGGACGGCAACCAGGGCAAGGGCGTGACGGTGAACATCACCACGCGCGCGCAGCTGGAGGCAGCCTACGCCACGGCGCTCCAGTACGGCGACGAGGTGATGGTCGAGCGCTTCCTGCCCGGCCACGACTTCCGCCTGCTGGTGGTGGGCCACCAGCTCGTAGCCGCCGCGCGGCGCGAGCCGCCGCAGGTGCTGGGCGACGGCGTGCACACCATCCGCGAGCTGGTGGACATCGTGAACCAGGACCCGCGCCGCGGCAGCGGCCACGGCACGGCGCTGACCAAGATCCGGCTGGACGACATCGCCATCGCGCGCATCGCCGCCGAGGGGCTCGCGCCCGAGTCCGTGCCCGCGCAGGGCCAGCGCGTGGTGCTGCGCAACAACGCCAACCTCTCCACCGGCGGCAGCGCCACCGACGTGACCGACGACGTGCACCCCGAGGTGGCGGCGCGCGCCATCGAGGCGGCGCAGACCATCGGCCTGCACATCTGCGGCGTGGACGTGATCTGCGAGAGCATCCTGCACCCGCTGGAGGAGCAGAACGGCGGCATCGTCGAGGTGAACGCCGCCCCCGGCCTGCGCATGCACCTGGCGCCCTCGTTCGGCCGCCCGCGCAACGTGGGCGTGCCCATGGTGGACGCGCTGTTCCCGCCGGGGCAGGACGGGCGCATCCCGCTCGTGGCCGTCACCGGCACCAACGGCAAGACCACCACCACGCGCCTGATCGCGCACCTGTTCACCGCGCACGGCTGGCGCACCGCCATGACCAACACCGACGGCGTGTACGTCAACGGCCGCCAGATCGACAGCGGCGACTGCTCCGGCCCCAGGAGCGCGCGCAACGCCCTGGCCCACCCCGAGGCCGACGCCGCCGTGCTCGAATGCGCGCGCGGCGGCCTGCTGCGCGAGGGCCTGGGCTTCGACCGCTGCCAGGTGGCCGTGGTCACCAACGTGGGCGAGGGCGACCACCTGGGCCTGAACTTCATCCACACGGTGGAGGACGTGGCAGTGCTCAAGCGCGTCATCGTGCAGAACGTGGCGCAGGACGGCTACGCCGTGCTCAACGCCGCCGACCCGCACGTGGCCGCCATGGCGACGAGCTGCCCCGGCAAGGTGATCTTCTTCGCCGCCGACCGCCACCACCCCGTCATGGCCACGCACCGCGCGCAGGGCAACCGCGTGGTCTACGTGGACGAGGGCCACATCGTCGCCGCCGAGGGCTCGTGGCGCGAAAGCGTCCCGCTGCGCGAGATCCCGATCACGCGCGGCGGCGCCATCGGCTTCCAGGTCGAGAACGCCATGGCCGCCATCGCGGCCACTTGGGGCCTGGGCCTGCCATGGCAGACCATCCGCCGGGGCCTGGCCGGCTTCGTGAACGACAGCGACAACGCGCCCGGCCGCTTCAACGTCATGGACTACCGCGGCGCCACGCTGATCGCCGACTACGGCCACAACCCCGACGCCATCCGCGCGCTGGTGCAGGCCGTGGACGCCATCCCGGCCAAGCAGCGCAGCGTGGTCATCAGCGGCGCGGGCGACCGGCGCGACCAGGACATCATCGAGCAGACCCGGACCCTGGGCGCCGCGTTCGACGACGTGGTCCTGTACCAGGACGCCTGCCAGCGCGGCCGCGCCGACGGCGAGGTGCTGGCCCTGCTCAAGCAGGGCCTGGAGGGCGCGCCGCGCACCCGCTACGTGACCGAGATCCATGGCGAATTCGTCGCCATCGACCATGCGCTGGAGCGCCTGCAGCCGGGCGACCTGTGCCTGGTGCTGGTGGACCAGGTGGAAGAGGCCCTGGCCCACCTGCGGCGCCGCTGCGGCGAGGCGGCTGGCACGGCGGGGGCGGCATGA